One segment of Triticum aestivum cultivar Chinese Spring chromosome 2A, IWGSC CS RefSeq v2.1, whole genome shotgun sequence DNA contains the following:
- the LOC123185150 gene encoding receptor-like serine/threonine-protein kinase SD1-8, giving the protein MATRVRVQALALLPLFLLFSPVPAADSISAASPVADGQTLVSAGGVFELGFFTPPASMARFLGIWYKGIAPLTVVWVANREAPITAGTTASLAINGTGSLVLADQSGREFWSSPPSNVTSSTPVAQLMDSGNFLLQDANGTGPVLWQSFDYPSDTLLPGMKLGWHLTTGLNRYLTTWASPGDPSPGDYTFAIGIRGVPEGFIRYNGTAPVYRNGPWNGLRFSGEPEMAPDNGNFRFEFVANGTDAYYTFLVDGSGGDVVSRFVLNQSSLQRYVWLQQQQAWSLYWALPRDQCDRYAQCGAYGVCDASASPMCGCPAGFAPASPREWALRDGSAGCARRTRLNCTGDGFLPLRGVKLPDATNATADASVSLDQCRQRCLANCSCLAYSASSIKGGESGCIMWSSSLIDVRQFDSGGQNLFVRLAASDLPSNGDNPSRRNTAIAIGLSLSGLLLFGLSVFFMWTKFFTRKGRYQSTRRLTSFDSSNPLAPVQDRSMEDESSQSKGLHDVTLFDMAMIASSTDNFAASAKLGEGGFGAVYKGELGGGQKVAVKRLSKYSTQGLDEFKNEVVLIAKLQHVNLVRLLGCCVHGEERILVYEYMENKSLDTLLFDKARSAQLDWSKRFDIVLGVARGLLYLHQDSRFKVIHRDLKAGNVLLDGDMNPKISDFGVARIFGGDGADSHTRRVVGTYGYMSPEYAMDGVFSVKSDVFSFGVLVLEIVSGRKNRGMCSSGEQTSLLGHAWRLWREGNALTLLDEAMASGGGGRESEDVLRCVQVGLLCVQERPEDRPHMATVFLMLANLSVVMPQPRHPGYCSDRGSTSTDGDCSLSCTANEITLTVVEGR; this is encoded by the exons ATGGCCACCCGTGTCCGTGTGCAAGCACTAGCTCTTCTTCCCCTGTTCCTTCTCTTCTCCCCTGTGCCCGCAGCTGATAGCATCAGCGCAGCCTCTCCCGTCGCCGATGGCCAGACGCTCGTTTCTGCCGGTGGGGTCTTCGAGCTTGGATTCTTCACCCCGCCGGCCTCGATGGCGAGGTTCTTGGGCATCTGGTACAAGGGTATCGCTCCTCTTACTGTTGTCTGGGTGGCCAACCGGGAAGCTCCCATCACCGCCGGCACCACCGCGAGCTTGGCCATCAACGGCACCGGCAGCCTGGTTCTCGCCGACCAGTCGGGACGCGAGTTCTGGTCGTCGCCGCCGTCAAACGTAACCAGCAGCACCCCGGTGGCCCAGCTCATGGACAGCGGCAACTTCCTGCTTCAGGACGCCAATGGCACGGGGCCGGTTCTGTGGCAGAGCTTCGACTACCCGTCCGACACTCTGCTCCCGGGCATGAAGCTCGGGTGGCACCTCACCACGGGGCTCAACCGGTACCTGACGACGTGGGCGAGCCCCGGCGACCCGTCGCCTGGCGACTACACGTTCGCGATCGGCATCCGCGGCGTGCCGGAGGGGTTCATCAGGTACAACGGCACGGCGCCGGTGTACCGGAACGGGCCGTGGAACGGCCTGCGGTTCAGCGGCGAGCCGGAGATGGCGCCGGACAACGGCAACTTCCGGTTCGAGTTCGTGGCCAACGGCACCGACGCCTACTACACGTTCCTGGTagacggcagcggcggcgacgtGGTCTCGAGGTTCGTGCTGAACCAGTCGAGCCTGCAGCGCTACGTGTGGCTGCAGCAGCAGCAGGCGTGGAGCCTCTACTGGGCGCTGCCCCGGGACCAGTGCGACCGCTACGCGCAGTGCGGCGCCTACGGCGTCTGCGACGCGAGCGCCTCGCCGATGTGCGGCTGCCCCGCCGGGTTCGCGCCGGCCTCGCCGCGGGAGTGGGCGCTGAGGGACGGCTCGGCCGGGTGCGCGCGCAGGACGCGGCTCAACTGCACCGGGGACGGCTTCCTGCCGCTGCGGGGCGTCAAGCTGCCCGACGCCACGAACGCGACGGCGGACGCCAGCGTCAGCCTCGATCAGTGCCGGCAGCGGTGCCTGGCGAACTGTTCTTGCCTGGCCTACTCTGCGTCGAGCATCAAGGGGGGCGAGAGCGGCTGCATCATGTGGAGCTCGTCGTTGATCGACGTCAGGCAGTTTGATTCCGGCGGGCAGAACCTGTTCGTTCGTCTCGCGGCGTCCGATTTAC CTTCCAATGGAGACAATCCCAGCAGGAGAAACACAGCAATTGCTATTGGCCTCAGCTTATCCGGTCTTCTTCTTTTCGGCCTCAGCGTATTCTTTATGTGGACTAAGTTCTTCACAAGAAAAG GGAGGTACCAGAGCACACGACGGCTCACCTCATTCGACTCGAGCAACCCTCTCGCTCCGGTCCAAGACAGGAGCATGGAAGACGAGTCGAGTCAGAGCAAAGGACTACATGATGTCACTCTCTTTGACATGGCCATGATTGCCTCCTCCACCGACAACTTCGCGGCGTCGGCCAAGCTCGGCGAAGGCGGTTTCGGCGCGGTCTACAAG GGTGAGCTTGGGGGAGGGCAGAAGGTGGCGGTGAAACGGCTGTCCAAGTACTCGACGCAGGGGCTGGACGAGTTCAAGAACGAGGTGGTGCTCATCGCCAAGCTCCAGCACGTGAACCTGGTCAGGCTCTTGGGCTGCTGCGTCCATGGAGAGGAGAGGATCTTGGTGTACGAGTACATGGAGAACAAGAGCCTGGACACGCTGCTCTTCG ATAAGGCTCGATCGGCGCAACTGGATTGGTCGAAGCGGTTTGACATCGTACTGGGCGTCGCACGGGGGCTCCTGTACCTGCACCAGGACTCGAGGTTCAAGGTCATCCACCGGGACCTCAAGGCCGGCAACGTCCTCCTCGACGGGGACATGAACCCCAAGATCTCCGACTTCGGCGTCGCCAGGATcttcggcggcgacggcgccgACTCACACACCCGAAGGGTCGTCGGGACATA CGGGTACATGTCCCCCGAGTACGCCATGGACGGCGTCTTCTCGGTCAAGTCCGACGTGTTCAGCTTCGGCGTGCTGGTGCTGGAGATCGTCAGCGGCAGGAAGAACCGGGGAATGTGCAGCAGCGGCGAGCAGACGAGCCTGCTCGGCCAC GCATGGAGGCTGTGGAGAGAGGGCAACGCGCTGACGCTGCTAGACGAGGCGatggccagcggcggcggcggccgggagtCGGAGGACGTGCTGCGGTGCGTGCAGGTCGGGCTGCTGTGCGTGCAGGAACGGCCGGAGGACCGACCGCACATGGCCACGGTGTTCCTGATGCTGGCCAACCTGAGCGTGGTGATGCCACAGCCGAGGCACCCGGGCTACTGCAGCGACCGGGGATCGACCTCCACCGACGGCGACTGCTCCTTGAGCTGCACCGCCAATGAAATCACCCTCACCGTCGTCGAGGGCCGGTGA